The Deinococcus sedimenti genomic interval CTCGCGGGCTGAGGGGCGGAGGCCACGCACATGACGGCTCCAGAGCGCATCTCTCGGCTCTTTGGACTGCTCTGTATCGCGCTGGCCTGGATGACGCGGATCGGCGCGCATCGGACAGAAACTCACGCCCCTCGTCAGGACAAGCGCGGGCGAGCGGTCGTGAGCGTAACGCGGATCGGGTGGCAGATCCTGAGTCAAGCGGCGCGGTGGGGCGGCGAGGTCTTCTGTGACTGTCTACAGCTCCTCGGAATGCCGTTCCCAACCGCCAGCACGTCAGTTTCCCGAAGTGTCAGGTGCTGAGGTCCTAGACGCATGATCTCGCTGTTCTATAGTCTCAAAACCCGACTTTCCGGCCCGTTACTACTGCGATGCCGGTCCGGGTGGATGATCTGCCCGTGGGGGTGCGGGGTGTTCAACTGGTCATCGTGCTCGAAGGGGTCGGTCAGGTAGAACAGGCAGGCAGGTTCTGCGGCCAGGAGCCCCGGGGCCCCAGGGATGCGGAGGTGTGTCCCAGAGAAAACGAACTCGGATTCCACGAACGCGTAGAGCGCCAGGAGGCGGAGCGCGCCCGGAATGCCGGTCTGGTCCGGGTGATGCGCGATCAGGTACTCGTGGCGCATGCCGCGGGCGTCCCGGTAGCGGTGCGCGCTGTGGGGGACGGGGCGGACGGCGGCGCCGATCGACAGGCTGAACGCGGTGTCCCGCACGTAGGTGGCGCAGGCGAACGGCGTCACCTCGTCGCCGAGGGTCAGCGTGGAGGTGACGAGCGTGGTGGGCGGTCCCAGCCACTGCTCCACCCGTTCCGTCATGGCCTGGACCGCGTTGGGTCGGGTCACGCGTCGTCCTTCGTCATGACCTGCCCCGTTCCGTAATGGCGTGGGCTGCGCGGCTGAGCACGTACGGCACGTACCCGGGCCGCCAGTCGGGGAGCGTGCCTTCCCAGTGCCGGAACTGCGCGTCGTATGTCACGGCGCGCTGAAGCAGCGCGAGCGGCAGGGCCTCAAGGAGCAGCGGCAGGACGTCCGGGCAGCCCAGGGCCGTCAGGTAGGTGCGCGCGAGGTGCGGTCCGAGGTCACCGCGCCCCTGCGCGACGGGCAGTCCGGCCTTGTTCAGCGTCCACCACAGGAACCACCCGGCGTCGAGCAGGGGGTGAGCGGCGCTGTGGGTTTCACTCCAGTCGAACCACACGCTGCCCCGCGGGCCCGACAGCGCGTTGCGGGGGTGGGCGTCACCGTGACTGGGCAGGTCGGGCAGGCCCAGATCCGCGAGGTCCTGGAACGCCGCGCGGATTTGGGTCCGCTGACCCGCCAGGACCTCCTGCTGCTGGGCCCGGACGCCCCAGCTGGTCAGGACCGCCGGGTCGCCCAGCAGCGCGTCCACCCGCTCGGCTGTCTCTGTTAGGGGAAGCGCGGGACACCCAAGTTCGGTCAGCGCCTGGGAATCAGCCTGCAGCTGGAAGTGAGCGAGCTGCGTGACCGCCTCCTCCCAAGCGCCGAGATCCCCAACGCGGTCCAGCAACTCGCCGCCAGAGGCAGTCAGTAGCAGGCCCCGGGTCTCATCCGCGCAGAGCAGCGGGGGCGTGAGGTGCGCGTGATGGCGAGCCAGGTGGGCCGTGACCGCCGCCTCCCGCCCGTTGTGACTGGCTTTGAAGTACACCGGTCCCGCCGTGGTGTCCGCCACGATGACGCTCACGAGGTCCGTGCTGTGCACGGGACGTGGCCTGCCCGTCCGGGTGCGGCCCGTCTGCGCCAGCGCGGTATCGATGAGCTGGGCGGCGTCCTCCGGCCATGAGGGGCGCTGCCACGCCCGCTGCAGGGGCGGCTGATCGGCATCCGCCCAGACCAGGCCGGGCGGACAGGTGGGGCTCAGGGCACGCAGGTGGGCCGGTTCTGGGCGACCCATGGGGTGACCACCGTCGTGTAGCACCCAGCACTCCAGCTGCCAGGTGCTGCGGGCGACCTCAGCGAGCGGCTCGCGCGGCTCAGCGGTCAGGGTCGGCCACCCGCCCTGATCGCGCAGCACCCGCCGGCCATCGGGGTGCCAGACGATGACGGCCCCCATCAGGCGAGCCGTCCAGGTGCCGGCACGGGCAGCCGCACCTGGTCCTGGAGGCGGCGGCGCGCCCGGGGCGGTTGTTTCCCCAGGTAGTGCAGCAGGGCGGTCCCGGCGCGTTCCAGGCCGTGCGCGTTGACGTACAGCAGGATCATCAGGACGGCGGGAGTCTTCAGCGGGCCGAACAGCGCGATGAACCCGGCCACGAGCGGCGCGACGACCAGGGCGTACGCGAGGAGACTCTGGGATTGCCCCGTGACCAGACTCTGAACCTGCGCGGTTCGCAGGAGCGGAGCACGTTGCCGTCCTCGGAAGACGCCCACGGCACTCAGGACGCCCAGGTTCATCGCCACGGCCTCCAGTGAGCCCAGACTGACCAGGGCACTGGCCAGCAGCACGATCGCGGTGAGCAGTGCGTGCCCTTTCACCCACCTCCACGCGAGGCGAGCGAACACCTGATCATCCGGGGCGAGCTGGTTCAGGCGGTGCTGCAGGTCAAGGACACTATGCCAGGGCCTCACGGGGCACTCCAACGCCCGGCGGGCACCCGGGCTGTCGCCCGCCGCCTGGGGGGTTTCTCCTGACCGCGCAGCAACAGGACCAGCAGGCCCACACCGAGGACCGTGCCGGTGAACGCCGGGACGATCAGGTGCCGGGCCTGCCCGGTCGTGGCGGCGAGCGCCACGTTCGGCAGCAGCACCACGGCGCCGACCGGGTACAGGGCCATGCGGCGCGCTTCGAACACCCGCCACATGCGGTCACTCACCCAGCGCGCCGAACGGCGGCGCAGCGCAAAATGAACGGGCAGCAGCAGCGTCAGGTACAGGGCACTGCTGATCAGGGCCACGCGCAGCAGCGGGTCGCGCTGGACAGCCGCGACGAGCGTCGCGACCAGCAGCAATCCGCCCGAAACGGCCGCGAGCCTTAGGAAGAA includes:
- a CDS encoding phosphotransferase; amino-acid sequence: MGAVIVWHPDGRRVLRDQGGWPTLTAEPREPLAEVARSTWQLECWVLHDGGHPMGRPEPAHLRALSPTCPPGLVWADADQPPLQRAWQRPSWPEDAAQLIDTALAQTGRTRTGRPRPVHSTDLVSVIVADTTAGPVYFKASHNGREAAVTAHLARHHAHLTPPLLCADETRGLLLTASGGELLDRVGDLGAWEEAVTQLAHFQLQADSQALTELGCPALPLTETAERVDALLGDPAVLTSWGVRAQQQEVLAGQRTQIRAAFQDLADLGLPDLPSHGDAHPRNALSGPRGSVWFDWSETHSAAHPLLDAGWFLWWTLNKAGLPVAQGRGDLGPHLARTYLTALGCPDVLPLLLEALPLALLQRAVTYDAQFRHWEGTLPDWRPGYVPYVLSRAAHAITERGRS